In Cyanobacteriota bacterium, the following are encoded in one genomic region:
- a CDS encoding queuosine precursor transporter, which produces MILTQRDRLVSMLERKHYKYLETITICFVLVLILSNLIGSVKITQLCLGQWFCFSTTTGVLLFPVSYLIGDILTEVYGYAQSRKVIWTGFGALILANLIIQFFIILPADPNWGLQGAYSQVFNMSLRISVASIIAFAAGEFTNSYVIAKLKLWTKGKYQSVRIIGSTMAGELVDTIIIIPLAFIGADGYPLELMFKLMGSKYLIKVIWEILAYPLLTVHLIRFLKNKEHEDYYDKDTDFNPFHL; this is translated from the coding sequence ATGATACTAACACAGCGTGATAGACTTGTTTCAATGCTAGAGCGTAAGCACTATAAATACCTTGAAACAATCACAATCTGTTTCGTTCTGGTACTAATACTTAGTAACTTAATAGGTAGTGTCAAAATCACCCAGCTTTGTCTAGGACAATGGTTTTGTTTTAGCACTACAACAGGTGTCTTGCTCTTTCCAGTCTCCTATCTGATTGGCGACATCTTGACAGAGGTTTATGGTTACGCTCAATCGCGCAAGGTAATTTGGACTGGGTTTGGAGCGTTAATTCTTGCCAATCTGATAATTCAATTCTTTATCATCTTGCCTGCTGACCCAAATTGGGGGCTGCAAGGCGCATATTCACAGGTCTTTAATATGAGCCTGCGCATAAGTGTTGCCAGTATTATTGCTTTTGCAGCTGGCGAATTCACTAATAGTTATGTAATTGCCAAACTCAAACTTTGGACCAAGGGCAAATACCAATCTGTCAGAATTATCGGCTCAACAATGGCCGGTGAGCTAGTTGATACAATCATTATTATTCCACTTGCCTTTATTGGCGCAGATGGGTATCCGCTAGAACTAATGTTTAAACTAATGGGCAGCAAGTACCTAATCAAAGTCATTTGGGAAATTCTCGCTTATCCATTGCTTACAGTTCACTTGATAAGGTTTCTCAAAAACAAAGAACATGAAGACTATTACGATAAAGACACAGACTTTAATCCATTTCACTTATGA
- a CDS encoding thermonuclease family protein — translation MIFILLFLSSCQVSEPVYRLVHANDADSFYVTDYNCQIDCQRQELRLIGIDAPEYSQDPWGKAAMNYVVDRIKPDTMIYLENGLTPIDKYGRRLVFFSYLNADKQRAMLQLDLLEHGFAQLFTFDKRQKYLDRFKSAELTARSKHLNIWDTNNGLEMSPSKYRRKQKHK, via the coding sequence TTGATATTTATATTATTATTTCTCAGTTCTTGCCAGGTATCAGAACCTGTTTATAGACTGGTACATGCCAATGATGCTGATTCTTTTTATGTCACAGACTATAATTGCCAGATTGATTGCCAGCGTCAAGAACTTAGATTGATTGGTATCGACGCTCCTGAGTATTCGCAAGATCCTTGGGGCAAAGCTGCTATGAATTATGTAGTTGATCGAATTAAACCTGATACTATGATTTATTTAGAAAACGGACTCACTCCTATTGATAAATATGGTAGAAGGCTTGTTTTCTTTTCATACCTTAATGCCGATAAGCAAAGGGCGATGCTTCAATTGGACTTGCTTGAACATGGATTTGCTCAGTTATTTACCTTTGATAAGCGTCAAAAGTATCTTGACAGATTCAAGTCAGCTGAATTAACAGCAAGATCTAAGCATCTCAATATTTGGGATACTAATAATGGTCTTGAGATGAGCCCATCTAAGTATAGACGCAAGCAAAAACACAAATAG
- a CDS encoding J domain-containing protein, whose product MSVSFKLEDNFADLYSTTSLVEIGVDMPRIIRTVEAMNASSQELCPQNLAYQLGIPKALLYQDLEILEYIYKNQESLVGADKLIANLIQKIKFKNRHITRLKNQLQDHSKNSESSFNEGFVQGAAISYQKKPSNTDLAKEVWARGTLYLSIDDELNAQTIKSAYRRLVTLFHPDQSAKDTADYLDTLKKAYDLLMSFYS is encoded by the coding sequence ATGTCTGTATCCTTCAAACTTGAAGACAATTTTGCTGACCTCTATTCAACAACCAGCCTTGTGGAGATAGGAGTCGATATGCCACGTATTATTCGTACTGTCGAAGCTATGAATGCTTCAAGTCAAGAGCTCTGTCCGCAAAATCTTGCTTACCAGCTTGGTATCCCCAAAGCCTTACTCTATCAGGATCTTGAGATCCTTGAATATATTTACAAGAATCAAGAATCACTTGTAGGCGCTGATAAACTAATTGCAAACTTGATACAAAAAATCAAATTCAAAAACCGTCACATCACTCGATTAAAAAATCAGCTTCAAGATCACAGCAAAAATTCGGAGAGCTCTTTCAATGAAGGCTTTGTACAAGGTGCTGCTATCAGTTATCAGAAAAAACCTTCTAATACTGACTTAGCTAAAGAGGTTTGGGCACGGGGGACACTTTATTTATCTATTGACGATGAGCTTAATGCTCAGACTATAAAGTCTGCCTATAGACGTCTGGTGACCTTATTTCACCCTGATCAAAGTGCTAAAGATACTGCTGACTATCTCGATACCCTTAAAAAAGCTTATGATTTACTAATGAGCTTTTACTCTTAG